The genomic interval GTTGTTCGAGGAACATGGACTCGGGTTCGTCGAGCGCCTGAACGGTGACTTCTTCGGGGTCGTGTACGACCGCGAGCGGGCGACCGTCTCGCTGTTCACCGACCGCCTGGGAACGAGGCCGCTGTACGTCACGGAGGCGGACGACGGGGGGATCGTGTTCTCCTCGCACGTCCAGTCGCTGGACCGCTACCCCGCGGTCTCGTTGGCGTTTGACGACGAGTACGTCGCAGAGCATCTCTCCTGGCGGGGCGGGCCGCTGGGGGTGAAGACGCCGTTCGAGGGCGTCGAAGCGCTCCAGCCGGGCACGGTCACGACGTACGACCTCGGAGACGACTCCGTCGAGCGGGACACCTACTGGCGCCCGCGGCCCTCCACAGCCGGGGAGTTTGACGGCTTCGACGAGTTCATCGGAGAGTTCGTCGAGCGGTTCCGCGCGGCGACGGCCGCGCTGACGCGTGACCGCTCGAAGGAGTACGGGATTCTCCTGAGCGGGGGAAGCGACGCCCGCCTGGTGCTCGCGGCGCTTCCGGACGACCTCGACGTCACGGCCTTCCACATGGCCGACTGGATGAGCAAGGAGGCTCGGGTCGCCGAACGAATCGCGCTGGAGAAGGGGATCGAGTTCCGGTTCCTCCGACGGGGGCCGGACTACAACGCCCGGGTGCTCGACCGCTCGCCGGAGTACTGGAACTTCCAGCAGCTGTTCAACCAGGCCTGGGCCGAGGGCTTCATCGAGGAGATCCGTTCGGAAGTCGACGTACTCCTGACCGGTCACTTCATGGACACGATGTACAAGGGGCTGTTCGTCCCCGTCAGGCACGTCGACCTCGGACCGCTCGGTGTCAGAGAACTGCCCTTCGAGCTGCCGATCACGTCCGTCGAGGCGTACCACGAGGAGCTGGGGCCACGCGTTCCGGGGTACCTCGACACGGACGTGGACCTCGCGGCCGTCGCCCGCCGCAACGTCCGGCGCACTGCGGACGACGTCGAGGCGTACGGCGTCCGGTACGACTCCTTCCGTGATTTCGTGCACGGACGACTCCACTACCCTGCGACGACCGACCCGCTGTTCAGGCAGTGTCTCCGCGAGGGGCTGGAGCTACGGATCCCCACGCTGGACCGGAGGATGATCGACCTCTGGGACGCGATGCCGACGCGGTACAAGACGCGCCGAACCGTCGTCAACGCGGCCGTCGGGGAACTCGATGCCGACCTCGCGGCGATCCCGCACGCGGACAGCGGCGTGGCGGTCGATCGTTCGCGGTTCACCCACCTCCTCGGACACGTCCCGATGAACAAGCTGGCGGAGCTCTCGCCGTTCGATGCGGTCCCGGCGACGCACCTGAACCACCACCCGTGGGGGAACCAGTCGGAACTGGTCCGCGAACGGGACTACGTCGAGAACGCCCTCGACGATTCGGAGGAGTTGATTCGGGCGCTCCCCTTCCTCGACCACGACGAGGTGCGCGAGTGTTACGAGATGCACCTCGACGGAACGAACATGACGAGGTACCTCTACCGGCTCGTCACGTTCCTGAAGGCGCCGGTGACCGCCAGGATCGCGGGGCTAGATGACGGCGAAGACGACGAGCCAGTCAAGGATGAGGTCGCCGTGGACACCGTCGCTCGCGACGGGCGGTCGAGCGGTCGTGTGCCGGGCGACGCGGACGACGACTGAGTCGGACAGTCTACGGCTATTTTACGCCAGTCAGTCGCCTGTCGAGGAGACTTCAGACCTAGTGACGTCCGAGCTGTCCGTTCAGTCGGCGACGCTCAGAGTGTCTGTTCGGTCGGCGAGTCGGATCGGATCGGCGCGGACGAGTCGTCGCTCGAAAAACCGGATATCTGAGTGACGGACACGCGCGAACGCGTTTGGGGCCAGGTCGTCGGGGGACCAGTTCGCAGGTGCGTCATCGAACCATGGTTGCCTGCGAAACGTGGAGCGGGATGGATGAGGAGCGGTCCCGTCCCGAAGGGGTGTCTGGTAGTCAGGTGTCGATGCTAGTCCTGGGGCGACCTCAGGTCGCTTTTCCGCCGTCGCCGTTCGAGTCGTCGTTGTGGTTGTCGGACATTGATCTCACCTCCACTGACACCTCCGGCAGGAGACGCTATTGGAATTCGTCTGCTAACCCGGTTTGCGGACTCCCATCCCCTCCCGTTGGACGGTAACTAACCGGCTAACCTGCGAGACGGACCTGATGGAGTCGACAGCACCGGGCGGCGGTGGTTGCTGCGCACGTCCGACGTGCATCGGTCGGTCCCGACGGGTCGGAACCGCGGTCAGATTCTTGTGCGGTGACCGCGAACCGCCAGACGGTGACGATGTGTCCAAGACGAGTTCCGACGCGCTCGGCCGATCGAGGCCGTCGACTCGGGAGCAGGACCGGCAGACGCTCCGGTCGACGACAATTCGAGGGTGGCAATGAGCGGTGATCGAGAGCCGGCCGCGTCCCTCGCCGGCGACGGTGGTGAGGCGTTGACGGGGCTGTTCGCCCCGGGTCGCGTCGCCGTCGTCGGCGCCACTGACCGCGAGGGGTCGGTCGGCCGGGCGGTGACAGAGAACCTCTTGGCTGAGTTCGATGGTGAGGTCGTGCCGGTGAACCCGAGCCGCGACGAAGTACTGGGGCTGTCGTGCGTCGGAGCAGTCGCGGACGCCGACGCGGACATGGCGGTCGTCGCAGTCCCGCCGGGAGCCGTCATCGACGTCGTCCGCGAGTGCGGCGAATCGGGCGTCCGGAACGTCGTCGTGCTCACTGCGGGCTTCGGCGAAACGGGAGCCGAAGGCGCCGACCGCGAGCAGGAGCTCCGGTCGGTCGCCACCGAGTACGGGATCAACCTCGTCGGGCCGAACAGCCTCGGCGTGATGTCGAGCCCACGTGGGCTCAACGCCACGTTCGGGCCCGACGCCCCGCCCGCGGGCGGCGTTTCGTTCATGAGTCAGTCGGGGGCGTTCGTCACGGCGGTCGTCGACTGGGCGAAAGACGAGGGCATCGGGTTCAAAGACATCGTCTCGCTCGGTAATAAGGCAGTCCTCGACGAGACTGACTTCGTTCGCGCGTGGGGGGACGACCCCGACACGGACGTCGTCGTCGGCTACTTGGAGAGCATCGACGACGGTCGCGCGTTCGTCGACGCCGCCCGCGAGGCGACCGACGACACGCCCGTCACGGTCGTCAAGTCGGGCCGCACCGACGCCGGCGCACAAGCCGCCTCCAGCCACACCGGCGCCATCGCCGGCTCCGACCGTGCGTACGAGGCGGGGCTCGATGCCGCGGGTGTGCTTCGTGCGGAGTCGGTCCAGGAACTGTTCGATTCCGCCCGCGCACTCGCCGGCGGCAACGTTCCCGACTCCGACGGCGTCGCCGTCGTGACGAACGCCGGCGGGCCGGGCGTGATGGCGACCGACGCCGTCGGCGACGCCGAGCGGCTCCGGCTCGCGAGCTTCGGCGACAAGACGATCGACCGCCTCGGTGAGGCGCTGCCCGACGAGGCGAACGTGTACAATCCCGTCGACGTGATCGGTGACGCGAGCGTCGACCGCTTCCGAGAGGCGCTCGACATCGCGCTGCAGGACCCGGACGTCGGCTCCGTCGTCGTGATCACCGCGCCGACCGCGACGCTGGACTTCGGCGAACTGGGCGAGATGATCGCCGACGCCGCCGACGAGCACGGCGTCCCGATGGCCGCCTGCCTGATGGGGGGACAGCGACTCGCCGACGCCGGCGACGTGCTGCGCGAGCGCGGCGTTCCGTCGTACTTCGACCCGGCGCGCGCGGTCGGCGGCCTCGAGTCGCTCGCGGAGTACCGCGAGGTCCGGGGTCGCTCCTACCCCGAACCCGAGCCGATCGACGCCGATCGCGAGCGGGTCCGCGAGATCCTCTCGTCGGTGACCGAGCGGTCGGACAACCGCCTCGGCGTCGAGGCGATGGAGATCTTCGACGCCTACGGCATCCCGACCCCCGAGGGCGCCGTCGTCGACGACCCCGCAGAGGCTGCGCGGATCGCCGAGGGGATCGGCGAGGAGGTGGTTATGAAGATCGTCTCGCCGGACATCCTCCACAAGTCCGACATCGGCGGCGTCAAGGTCGGCGTCCCGGTCGAGGAGGTCGCCGACGCCTACGAGGACCTGGTGTCGCGGGCACGAAACTACCAGCCCGACGCGACGATCCTGGGCGTGCAGGTGCAGGAGATGATCGACCTGGACGGCGCCGTCGAGACGATCGTCGGCAGCCACACCGACCCGCAGTTCGGCCCGTTGGTCATGTTCGGGCTCGGCGGCGTGTTCGTCGAGATCATGGAGGACACGACCTTCCGGCTCGCGCCCGTCGGGCGCGACGAGGCCGCAGAGATGACCGAGGAGATCGATGCCGCGCCCCTGTTGCGGGGCGCCCGCGGTCGAGAAGCGGTCGACGTCGATTCGATCGTCGACGCCGTCAGGCGCGTCTCGCAGCTGGTCGCCGACTTCCCGAGCATCGTGGAACTGGACGTGAACCCACTGGTCGCGACGCCCGACGGGGTCCGGGCCGTCGACCTGCGACTCACTGTCGACCCCGAGGAGCTGGAGTCCCAGTCATGAACCCGTTACTCGTCACATCGACCGCTGAGAGCACCGGCAAGACGGCAGTCACCCTCGCGCTTGCGCGAATCTCCGCCGACCGCGGACGCGAGGTCGGCTACATGAAACCGAAGGGAACGCGCCTCCAGAGCGTCGTCGGCAAGACGCTCGACGAGGACCCCATGCTCGCGCGCGAACTGCTCGGCACCGACGCCGAGATGCACGAGATGGAGCCGATCGTCTACTCGCCCACGTTCATCGAAGGGGCCATCCGCGGCCGCGAGAACGCCGACGAACTCCGCGAGCGCATCGCGGAAGCGTACGACGACCTCGCCGAGGACGCCGACGCAATGTTCGTCGAGGGCGGCGGCAACGTCCGCACCGGCGGCGTCGTCGACCTCACCGACCCCGAGGTGGCCGAGGTCCTCGACGCCGACGTGCTGCTGGTCAGCGACTACGAGGAGCCCGGCGACGTGGATGACTTACTGGCGGCCGTCAACGACGTGGGCGACCGCCTCGCAGGCGTCCTGTTCAACCGCGTCGACGACGCCGTGTACGACGACGTCGACCAGGACGTGATCCCGTTTCTCAGGAACCGCGGTGTCGACACGATCGGCGCGCTTCCGCGGAGCCCGGAACTCGCCGGCGTGACGGTGTCCGCGCTCGCGGACGAACTCGGCGCGGAAGTGCTCGTCGAGGGCGACTCCGATGCGCTCGTCCAGCGGTTCACCGTCGGCGCGATGGGCGCCGAAGAGGCGCTGCGTCACTTCCGGCGCGCCCGCGACGCCGCGGTTATCACCGGCGGCGACCGGAGCGACATCGCCACGGCCGCCGTCGAGGCCAACAGCGTCCGGTGTCTCGTCCTCACCGGCGGGCATCGGCCCTCTGGATCCGTGCTCGGGAAGGCGAAGGAGGCCGGTTTGCCGGTCTTGTCAGTGGCTGGTGATACACTCACCACCGTCGACCGCGCGGAAGACGTGGTTCGGAGCGGTCGGACCCGCGACGGGCGGACGGTCGAAGTGATGCGCGAATTGCTGGAGACGCATGCGGATGTCGATGCGGTCCTCGGGACGGACGACTGAGCCGGGCGGAACCTGCGGTTCGCGCGCGCGGACATCTGACCGGGGGACTCACCCGGCACCGAAGGAACGCGTTCGACCGCTTCCGTCGACCCCGTCCGTGAGTCCGACCCTACTCGACGACCAGTTGCGGCTCGCCGCGCTCGGTAATCGACCCTGCGCCGGTCCGCGTGACCACCACCCGTCCGTTGCTCCCGACGAAGACCTCACAGCCCGCCCAGGTGAACTCCACCTCGATGGCCGTCGGGTGCGCCCCCGCCTCGGCGCTCTCACAGAGCCGTTCGAGCGCGTCTGCGTCGACAGCGTCGTACAGCGGCGGCTCAAGTTCTGTCGGGGCGACGCCTCGGGCGTCGGCCACGGCGAAGATGACGGTTTCACTGACGGACTGTTCCTCGGTCGTACGGACGACAGTGCCTGCCTCGTATTCCATGACTACCCCGACGGAGTGGACGGTAAAAGAGCGTCTAGCTAGGTGTATAGCCCCGTGCGGTCGTGGCGGGTACGTGTATTCACGTAGGGGAGACGTGCTCGCGTATTGTCACTCGACCGAGGCGGAGCCACCGTCGAGGAGCATGGTGAGGAGTTTGCGCTGAGACGCGCGGAGATGGCGATTGACCGTCGGCTGTGAGACGTCCAGCGAGTCGGCGACTTCCTGTCCAGTGCTCTCGCGGGGCCACTCGAAGAACCCCCGGAGAAATGCGACGCGCAGCACCTCGAGTTGTCGCTCCGTCAGGCGCTTCTCGAACGCACCGCGCAGTTCGGTCGGGGTCCGCGCGGGTCGGTCCCGGTCCGTCTTCGACACCAGTTCGGCGTCGTCGAAGCGCGACCGGACGAATTCCACGAATCCTCCGGGGTCTGCCTCGTCAGGAATCTCCACCTCGACGCGGATCTCCTCGGCAGTGACCCGGACCGAGCGGACCTTCGCGCCGCGCTCGACGATAGGGGACAGGGCGGTTGGCCCTTGCACGACCGCTTCGAAGAGCGTGCTGTCCTCGCGATGGGCGACGAGTTCCACTTGATCGACGGCAACGGACCCCTCGAACGCCGCTTGGAACTCGTCGGGGTCTACCGACCGAGCGAGGACGTACAGCCGCGTCGTGCCGCCCGTCTCCGGCACGACTCCCTCGACCTCGATCGGCCCGCCCGCTTCCCGGGAGAATCGCTGGAGGACGTCGTTTTCACCGTCGAGGCGAAAGCCAAGTTCGGTCCTGGTGTCCGCCAGGAGCGCGCGCTTCGTCGTCACCGCCTCGATCGCGTTCGCGATCGTTTCGCCGAGCTCTGAGAACACGGACTCCATCCCCTCGAACGCACCAGCATCGGTCCCGTAGACGGTAAGGACGCCGTGGGTGATATCATCGTGCTCGAGCGGGACGGCGAGGACGGACCGGTACTCACGCGAGAGAGCCGCCTTGCGCCACCGCTCGCCTCCGAGGTCGCTCCCTACGTCCGACACGGTCGTTAACTCTCCGTCCATCGCCGCGCGAGCGGACGGCTCTACGGGCCCGTCGAGCGACAGGTCGAGATCGTCGAGGTACTGGGCTCCATCTCCGGACCATCCTCGCGGACGCACCACGTCGTCGTTCGGGTCGGACTCGCCGACCCAGGCGAACGCGATCCGGTCGGCGTCGACGAGGCGGTCGCAGACCGCACTGTCGATCTCGTCGGTCGACTCGGCCTCGACGAGGGCTTGGTCGATCTCTCTGATGATCGCGTTCACTCTGTCGAGGCGGCGCAGCTGCCTGTTCTGTCGTTCGAGCCGCCTATCCCGGTCGCGAATGGTCTCCTCTCGGTCGAGCCGAGACAGCGCTTCCTCCGCGCTGGCGGCCAG from Halobaculum halobium carries:
- a CDS encoding phosphotransacetylase family protein; its protein translation is MNPLLVTSTAESTGKTAVTLALARISADRGREVGYMKPKGTRLQSVVGKTLDEDPMLARELLGTDAEMHEMEPIVYSPTFIEGAIRGRENADELRERIAEAYDDLAEDADAMFVEGGGNVRTGGVVDLTDPEVAEVLDADVLLVSDYEEPGDVDDLLAAVNDVGDRLAGVLFNRVDDAVYDDVDQDVIPFLRNRGVDTIGALPRSPELAGVTVSALADELGAEVLVEGDSDALVQRFTVGAMGAEEALRHFRRARDAAVITGGDRSDIATAAVEANSVRCLVLTGGHRPSGSVLGKAKEAGLPVLSVAGDTLTTVDRAEDVVRSGRTRDGRTVEVMRELLETHADVDAVLGTDD
- a CDS encoding asparagine synthase-related protein; protein product: MVGACGVIGGEHPIDGLSDTLVRTGDERIDRYEDDKIRLRSVRHRSRSGENPGRPAGDDALIWVWGNVLGEEVDGTHRPRPLDEPAPAYCARLFEEHGLGFVERLNGDFFGVVYDRERATVSLFTDRLGTRPLYVTEADDGGIVFSSHVQSLDRYPAVSLAFDDEYVAEHLSWRGGPLGVKTPFEGVEALQPGTVTTYDLGDDSVERDTYWRPRPSTAGEFDGFDEFIGEFVERFRAATAALTRDRSKEYGILLSGGSDARLVLAALPDDLDVTAFHMADWMSKEARVAERIALEKGIEFRFLRRGPDYNARVLDRSPEYWNFQQLFNQAWAEGFIEEIRSEVDVLLTGHFMDTMYKGLFVPVRHVDLGPLGVRELPFELPITSVEAYHEELGPRVPGYLDTDVDLAAVARRNVRRTADDVEAYGVRYDSFRDFVHGRLHYPATTDPLFRQCLREGLELRIPTLDRRMIDLWDAMPTRYKTRRTVVNAAVGELDADLAAIPHADSGVAVDRSRFTHLLGHVPMNKLAELSPFDAVPATHLNHHPWGNQSELVRERDYVENALDDSEELIRALPFLDHDEVRECYEMHLDGTNMTRYLYRLVTFLKAPVTARIAGLDDGEDDEPVKDEVAVDTVARDGRSSGRVPGDADDD
- a CDS encoding acetate--CoA ligase family protein, producing MSGDREPAASLAGDGGEALTGLFAPGRVAVVGATDREGSVGRAVTENLLAEFDGEVVPVNPSRDEVLGLSCVGAVADADADMAVVAVPPGAVIDVVRECGESGVRNVVVLTAGFGETGAEGADREQELRSVATEYGINLVGPNSLGVMSSPRGLNATFGPDAPPAGGVSFMSQSGAFVTAVVDWAKDEGIGFKDIVSLGNKAVLDETDFVRAWGDDPDTDVVVGYLESIDDGRAFVDAAREATDDTPVTVVKSGRTDAGAQAASSHTGAIAGSDRAYEAGLDAAGVLRAESVQELFDSARALAGGNVPDSDGVAVVTNAGGPGVMATDAVGDAERLRLASFGDKTIDRLGEALPDEANVYNPVDVIGDASVDRFREALDIALQDPDVGSVVVITAPTATLDFGELGEMIADAADEHGVPMAACLMGGQRLADAGDVLRERGVPSYFDPARAVGGLESLAEYREVRGRSYPEPEPIDADRERVREILSSVTERSDNRLGVEAMEIFDAYGIPTPEGAVVDDPAEAARIAEGIGEEVVMKIVSPDILHKSDIGGVKVGVPVEEVADAYEDLVSRARNYQPDATILGVQVQEMIDLDGAVETIVGSHTDPQFGPLVMFGLGGVFVEIMEDTTFRLAPVGRDEAAEMTEEIDAAPLLRGARGREAVDVDSIVDAVRRVSQLVADFPSIVELDVNPLVATPDGVRAVDLRLTVDPEELESQS
- a CDS encoding PAS domain S-box protein, yielding MTDGDFAGRSENGDSPDWSRVRNADEPFFRTIVEAIDDTVVLVDEEGTVAYASPDVERLVGDSAADVVGESLSTYVPEAFPKYRRLVDFFSWGTAEALDGNTFDVPVIDGDAERRWLSVSLTALERRGDEFLVGTVRDVSRRRERKRELEKYERIVETTDDGIYVLDENFTVVNVNEAVVSMTGFSREELIGSHASLLATEDLLQKAAELSAELLETGDETRTIVSSIATKDGGTIPIETKFSLYPFADGRYGQLGVVRDISDRKRYEETLTALHNSTRELLTADTESKVAELIAETATDVIELDGAAIYLFDPAENVLRPSASSAGDLAVTHDWPTVEPDAGGVPWRVFIDDQEALIDCDGGGDGGHGVGSGADLPIDSGLCVPLGDHGVFVVATADPRAIDEERETLVGLLAASAEEALSRLDREETIRDRDRRLERQNRQLRRLDRVNAIIREIDQALVEAESTDEIDSAVCDRLVDADRIAFAWVGESDPNDDVVRPRGWSGDGAQYLDDLDLSLDGPVEPSARAAMDGELTTVSDVGSDLGGERWRKAALSREYRSVLAVPLEHDDITHGVLTVYGTDAGAFEGMESVFSELGETIANAIEAVTTKRALLADTRTELGFRLDGENDVLQRFSREAGGPIEVEGVVPETGGTTRLYVLARSVDPDEFQAAFEGSVAVDQVELVAHREDSTLFEAVVQGPTALSPIVERGAKVRSVRVTAEEIRVEVEIPDEADPGGFVEFVRSRFDDAELVSKTDRDRPARTPTELRGAFEKRLTERQLEVLRVAFLRGFFEWPRESTGQEVADSLDVSQPTVNRHLRASQRKLLTMLLDGGSASVE
- a CDS encoding HalOD1 output domain-containing protein, whose translation is MEYEAGTVVRTTEEQSVSETVIFAVADARGVAPTELEPPLYDAVDADALERLCESAEAGAHPTAIEVEFTWAGCEVFVGSNGRVVVTRTGAGSITERGEPQLVVE